From the genome of Gracilinanus agilis isolate LMUSP501 chromosome 2, AgileGrace, whole genome shotgun sequence, one region includes:
- the LOC123234285 gene encoding collagen alpha-1(I) chain-like, with the protein MEPGHPRQPRAGPCAKDPGGNDPSHRFDRWLSCSLRPAVPRVGEGSANRYLPDHHWAASGRATRSRTGAVRGWAGLNAPSAEAVSVQSGSPSRPRSPPLAWGRGEGAPGGSPPPPLSLHCCCGRGAVGSGRAAEALADSSRRPPPWGWDFPELSSGRPGASGLAGGLAGEGPPRAERSEGPLGSPGSVTSEPRPRPPGPNSAGEPPQRNPPPSPPLPAGIGAKKSWGSRQPPPSPCRPPSPQLLEPSLHPF; encoded by the exons ATGGAGCCGGGTCACCCTCGCCAGCCCCGGGCCGGGCCCTGCGCAAAGGACCCGGGCGGGAACGACCCGTCTCACAGGTTCGATCGTTGGTTGTCCTGCAGCCTGCGGCCAGCGGTGCcgagggtgggggaagggagtgcGAAC AGGTACTTGCCCGACCACCACTGGGCTGCCTCAGGCCGCGCCACCAGGTCCAGGACCGGAGCAGTCCGGGGATGGGCTGGGCTGAACGCCCCCTCGGCAGAAGCTGTCTCGGTCCAGTCCGGTTCC CCTTCCCGCCCACGCTCTCCTCCACTTGCCTGGGGGCGGGGGGAAGGGGCGCCGGGAGGGTCTCCTccacctcctctttctctccactgTTGCTGCGGCCGCGGGGCGGTCGGGTCCGGGAGAGCGGCCGAGGCGCTGGCGGACAGCTCTAGGCGGCCCCCGCCCTGGGGCTGGGATTTCCCAGAACTCAGCAGCGGCCGCCCCGGGGCGAGCGGGCTGGCGGGCGGGCTGGCGGGGGAGGGCCCGCCCCGGGCGGAGCGAAGCGAGGGGCCCCTGGGCAGCCCGGGCTCAGTGACCTCCGAGCCCCGGCCACGCCCACCTGGCCCCAACTCCGCGGGGGAACCCCCGCAGAGAaatccccctccttcccctcctctgccTGCCGGGATTGGAGCAAAAAAGAGCTGGGGGTCTCGACAGCCGCCCCCTTCTCCCTGTCGCCCCCCCTCCCCGCAGCTCCTGGAGCCTAGTCTGCATCCCTTCTAA